In Notamacropus eugenii isolate mMacEug1 chromosome 1, mMacEug1.pri_v2, whole genome shotgun sequence, one genomic interval encodes:
- the STARD5 gene encoding stAR-related lipid transfer protein 5 isoform X1 → MDPVQAAEVSGIVAEKMLLYRRDESGWKTCRSGKGVTISWRPSTEFPGNLYKGEGIINGKPEEVWKFLAPSDNGLRAKWDENVKELQVLELVKDDLFITRTITPSAAMKLISPRDFIDLVLLKKYDDGTITSNATYVDYSPCPPQSGYVRGFNHPCGCFCEPVPGEPNKAHIVSFFQTDLSGYLPQNVVNSFFPHSMAEFYDNLQKAVNKLQE, encoded by the exons ATGGACCCAGTTCAGGCAGCTGAGGTGTCCGGGATAGTGGCCGAGAAAATGCTGCTCTACCGAAGGGATGAGAGTGGATGGAAGACGTGTCGGAGCGGC AAAGGAGTCACAATTTCTTGGAGGCCTTCTACGGAATTTCCTGGAAACCT GTACAAAGGAGAAGGAATAATAAATGGCAAGCCTGAAGAAGTGTGGAAATTTTTAGCACCATCAGATAATGGATTACGGGCAAAATGGGATGAGAATGTGAAAGAGCTTCAAGTTCTTGAATTGGTCAAAGAT GATCTTTTCATAACCAGAACAATCACACCATCAGCTGCCATGAAACTCATTTCTCCTAGAGATTTCATAGACCTGGTACTACTCAAGAAATACGATGATGGGACTATAACTTCTAATG ctACCTACGTGGATTATTCACCTTGTCCTCCACAATCAGGTTATGTGAGAGGGTTTAATCATCCCTGTGGTTGCTTTTGTGAACCTGTTCCAGG GGAACCAAACAAGGCCCACATTGTCAGTTTCTTTCAGACTGACCTCAGTGGCTACCTTCCCCAGAATGTGGTGAACTCCTTTTTCCCTCACAGTATGGCTGAATTTTATGATAATCTTCAAAAAGCAGTGAACAAACTTCAAGAATGA
- the STARD5 gene encoding stAR-related lipid transfer protein 5 isoform X2, which translates to MRVDGRRVGAAYKGEGIINGKPEEVWKFLAPSDNGLRAKWDENVKELQVLELVKDDLFITRTITPSAAMKLISPRDFIDLVLLKKYDDGTITSNATYVDYSPCPPQSGYVRGFNHPCGCFCEPVPGEPNKAHIVSFFQTDLSGYLPQNVVNSFFPHSMAEFYDNLQKAVNKLQE; encoded by the exons ATGAGAGTGGATGGAAGACGTGTCGGAGCGGC GTACAAAGGAGAAGGAATAATAAATGGCAAGCCTGAAGAAGTGTGGAAATTTTTAGCACCATCAGATAATGGATTACGGGCAAAATGGGATGAGAATGTGAAAGAGCTTCAAGTTCTTGAATTGGTCAAAGAT GATCTTTTCATAACCAGAACAATCACACCATCAGCTGCCATGAAACTCATTTCTCCTAGAGATTTCATAGACCTGGTACTACTCAAGAAATACGATGATGGGACTATAACTTCTAATG ctACCTACGTGGATTATTCACCTTGTCCTCCACAATCAGGTTATGTGAGAGGGTTTAATCATCCCTGTGGTTGCTTTTGTGAACCTGTTCCAGG GGAACCAAACAAGGCCCACATTGTCAGTTTCTTTCAGACTGACCTCAGTGGCTACCTTCCCCAGAATGTGGTGAACTCCTTTTTCCCTCACAGTATGGCTGAATTTTATGATAATCTTCAAAAAGCAGTGAACAAACTTCAAGAATGA